The genomic DNA TGCCCAGATTTATCACCAGCCATGCGATCAAGAATATCGACAAGTACTGAATAAAATGATCGATAGCAACAGCCAGGAATCGGTTCCCGATCGACGCCAACGCGAACTCGAGCGGAACGCGCTCAGGCGTTTCGATGATCAGCGTTTCTTCGGTTTCGATGATGTGGCGAGACATTTAACGGTTATTATTCAGAGAATCTCCGGGAATTGCAAAGGGCAGTCTTCCCTTGTCTTTATCAAACCGTGTTCTCTATACTCTCATTTAGTATTTACGTCGGTGTGCAGGTGAGTAGAGTTGAAAACTGAACTGATACGAGAAAATTTTTCGGCCGAGGGCATGCGTTTCGCGATTGTCGTCAGTCGCTGGAATCACGATCTGACTTCGAGGCTGGCCGCAGGTGCGGTGGAAGCACTGGTTGAATCCGGAGCGTCCGCCGATAATGTCGATCGATATGATGTTCCGGGAGCGTTAGAATTGCCGCTGTTGTGCTTTAAGGCAGCAGCAAAACGACAATATGACGGGGTGATCGCGATCGGGGTCGTGATCCGCGGCGATACGCCGCATTTCGAATACGTCGCCGGTCAGGCCGCCGCCGGTATTATGCGGGCCTCGCTTGATACCGGCGTGCCGGTGATGTTCGGCGTCATCACCGTAGATACTTTAGAACAGGCGCTAGCGCGAACGGGCGAAAAAGCGGATAATAAAGGTTACGAAGCGGCTATGTCCGCGATCGAGACGGTTCACGCAATGCGAGCTTTAAATGAGCGGTTTGAACCGAATTTTTAGGAAATCAGTCTAGCGAATGTCGTTTGAAAATATAGAAAAGGGTTCCGGCACCAGGCATAAGGCCCGCGAAGCGGCTTTGCAGATGCTCTTTGCTCACGACATGGACGACTCGCCGTGTCAGCAGCTCACCGATCATTATTGGAACGAACTCGGTGACACGAACCACGATGACAAAACCCGCGAATTCGCCAACAAACTTGTTTGCGGAACGATCGACAAACAAACTGAGATCGACGACATAATCCGGATCCGCGCCGAACATTGGCGTATCGAGCGGATGGCAATTGTTGACCGCAATGTGCTCAGGCTAGCGGTATTCGAGATGTACTTTCACGACACGCCTGACACCGTCGCCCTGAACGAGGCTCTCGAGATCGCACGGAAATTCTCTACCTACGAGGCGACACAGTTCATAAACGGGTTACTCGACTCGATCAAACAGGATCACGAGAGATCTATTGCAGACGCGGACAGTGACGCTCCCCAAGTTTCAACCACGACATCCGCGAAATAGCAGCAGCAAATGAGAATTCTGATCGCAATAACCGCAGTTTGGTTCCTTGCGTCCGCGAATATTAGCTTCGCTCAGGAAATGCCTGCTAAGATCCGCGGCTACAAGGTCCACAACGCAAAGATCCAGGTCCGGAGTTCCGAGGATAAACAGCCCGCAAGCACCGATCGCGAAGCAGTTATCACGCTGGGCGAACTAGAAGTGGCCGACTACGGCATTTCCGGGATCACTTTGAGTGCCGGAGCCAGGATATCGCCGGTCGATCACAGCGGCCGTGTCGAATTTCTAACATTTCGAGACTTTCGCATTAACGGAATCGCGGTCGATATCGAGGAATACAAACACGAGTTTTCGTTCAAAAAGGGCGAACAGATATCGCTGCCCAAACCTGCACGTGTTTTTGTCGGCACCCTTAATTTGGCACGCGCCGCCCGAAGTGCACTGCTCGATCCAAAAAAGAAATGGAGCGTGACCGGAACAGTTTTCGTTTTCGGTAAGTTCAAGAAGTTTGGCATGAGTTTCAAACGGGTCGTTCCGATCAAGATCGATCTGACCATCGCAAATCCACTCAATTAGGTCATCTCGGCCGACTGAAACTACTTTTTTCAGCTGTTTTGCGTTAAAATGTCAGATTCGACGAGGCTAAAGGAAATAAAGTGAGCGAAATCAACACCAATTTATCCGCATTTATCAAAGAGAGTTTCGGGTCGAATGCGACCTATGTCGAAGGCCTTTTGACACGGTATCAGACCGATCCCAAATTGGTCGACGAGTCCTGGCAAACCTATTTTCACGATCTGCTGAATGGCGGTTCCCCGACTCCTGAGGCGAGCTCCGCATTGGTCGAACCAGCCGCACAAACGTCAATATCGGTTCCGCCGCCGGTAAAAACGCCTGTCGCCGTTCCGCTTTCTTCCGATACCGGATCACGTCCGATCACGGGCCCGGCAAAAAAGATCGTTGAGAACATGGAACAGAGCCTGACGGTTCCGACGGCGACGAGTTTTCGTACAATTCCGGTAAAGATCCTCGAGGAGAATCGCCGCATAATCAACGAACATTTGGCATTGAAGGGTCTCGGGAAAGTATCCTTCACGCACATTATCGCCTGGGCGATCATTCAGTCGGTCAAGGTCTATCCGAGTTTGAACGTCGGTTTCGCCGTCGTAAATGGAGTCCCGTCGCGGCTCGAGCATGACGACGTCAATCTCGGCATCGCTATCGATGTCGAGAAAAAAGACGGCTCGCGAAATCTGCTTGTGCCGAATATCAAGGCCGCAGACAAGATGAATTTTGCCAACTTTTTCGCGGCTTACAACGAACAGGTCAAAAAGGCTCGAAACGGCAAACTCGAGATCGCCGATTTTCAGGGTACGACCATTTCGCTGACCAATCCGGGCACGATCGGCACAGCGGCATCGAATCCGCGATTAATGTCCGGTCAAAGCGCGATAATCGCGACCGGAGCTATCGAATATCCGGCAGAGTATCAGGCGATGACCAATGCGGTCCTATCATCGATAGGCATAAGCAAGACCATAACGCTGACCAACACCTATGACCACCGCGTCATTCAAGGCGCCGAGAGCGGTTTATTCCTGGCGAAACTGCACGAATATCTGATCGGCAGCGAGGCTTTGTTTGACCAGATCTTTGCCGATCTTGAGATCAACTACCCGCCGTTCCGATGGGCCGAAGACTATAATCCGAGGCTCTTTGGCGGGGAACACGAAAAGATCGAGGAACAGGCGAACGTGCTGCAGATGATCAATACATACCGGGAACGCGGCCATCTGCTTGCTGATATCGATCCGCTGAATATGATCCAGCGTCGGACGTCAGAGCTCGACCTCGAGAACTTTGGTTTAACGGTCTGGGATCTGGATCGGGTCTTTATCACCGGAGGACTACACGGCGAACAAACTGCAACGCTCCGTCGCATTCTCGAAATTCTCCGAAAGGCATACTGCGGAAAGGTCGGCATCGAGTACCGCCACATGGCAAGCAACACGCAAAAGGCGTGGATACGTGCCCGCGTTCGCGAACAGTTCGTTGACACCGAACCGCTCACGCCTGAGACCAAGATCGAATTGCTCCAAAAATTGATCGAAGCCGAGCAATTCGAGCAATTCCTGCACAAAAAGTACCTCGGCCAGAAGCGGTTTTCGCTCGAAGGCTGTGAAACGGTGATCCCGATGCTCGATCAATTGGTCGAAGGTGCTTCGGCGCGCGGCGTTGACGAGATCTATCTCGGCATGGCACATCGCGGCCGCCTCAATGTACTATCGAACATTGTCGGCGATCCGGAAACCGGGGCGATGGCCGAACGTATTTTCACCGTCTTCGAAGGCACCTCGCACCCTGACTTCCCTGCCGATGAGGGCGACGTGAAATATCACCAGGGAGCGATCGGCAACCGCAAGACAAAAGCCGGCCGCGACCTCA from Acidobacteriota bacterium includes the following:
- the nusB gene encoding transcription antitermination factor NusB, with product MSFENIEKGSGTRHKAREAALQMLFAHDMDDSPCQQLTDHYWNELGDTNHDDKTREFANKLVCGTIDKQTEIDDIIRIRAEHWRIERMAIVDRNVLRLAVFEMYFHDTPDTVALNEALEIARKFSTYEATQFINGLLDSIKQDHERSIADADSDAPQVSTTTSAK
- a CDS encoding 6,7-dimethyl-8-ribityllumazine synthase, whose translation is MRFAIVVSRWNHDLTSRLAAGAVEALVESGASADNVDRYDVPGALELPLLCFKAAAKRQYDGVIAIGVVIRGDTPHFEYVAGQAAAGIMRASLDTGVPVMFGVITVDTLEQALARTGEKADNKGYEAAMSAIETVHAMRALNERFEPNF